A part of Eubacterium sp. AB3007 genomic DNA contains:
- a CDS encoding response regulator, whose amino-acid sequence MAQNTDKILVVEDDEQIRSFIGYALSNESLAYLTAKNGRDALELQRTENPSIIILDLGLPDIDGMEIIRRVREHSQIPIIVVSARDRETDKVAALDLGADDYLTKPFSTSELLARIRVACRHLHAQTTAETTEIYSVRGLSLDTAKRLVYLDGKELHMTPMEYKLLYFLFRNIGKVLTTGAIIEELWGAGYGQDTQALRALMAGLRRKIEKNPGKPEYIVTEIGVGYRLLHE is encoded by the coding sequence ATGGCTCAGAACACTGATAAGATCCTGGTCGTAGAAGACGATGAACAGATCCGAAGCTTCATCGGATATGCTTTGTCCAACGAATCGCTGGCCTATCTCACCGCAAAAAATGGCCGGGATGCGCTGGAATTGCAGCGCACGGAGAACCCTTCCATCATAATCCTGGACCTGGGCCTGCCGGACATCGACGGAATGGAGATCATCCGGCGAGTACGGGAACATTCTCAGATCCCCATCATCGTGGTGTCTGCGCGTGATCGAGAGACAGACAAGGTCGCTGCCCTGGATCTTGGCGCAGATGACTATCTCACAAAGCCTTTCTCCACATCGGAATTGTTGGCCCGTATCCGGGTCGCCTGTCGGCACCTACACGCCCAGACCACAGCAGAAACGACGGAGATCTACTCCGTCAGAGGTCTTTCCCTGGATACCGCCAAACGCCTGGTCTACCTGGACGGCAAGGAACTGCACATGACCCCCATGGAATACAAACTCCTGTACTTCCTGTTTCGGAATATCGGCAAAGTACTGACCACCGGTGCCATCATCGAGGAACTGTGGGGCGCAGGCTATGGACAGGACACCCAGGCGCTGCGCGCGCTCATGGCCGGACTCAGACGAAAGATCGAGAAAAACCCTGGGAAGCCGGAATATATCGTCACGGAGATAGGTGTGGGCTACCGTCTGTTACATGAATAG
- a CDS encoding YibE/F family protein, with translation MKKKPLTIKILLYVLLVLGVWGFLQHDAFLYEKDICRITTADNQVLQEKTGSDGTHTYRETYYRQTLTGVLLNGAYRGKTVRFSNDFQSSHVYTVEYKPGDQVFLDSLKPASAGAPTALTAQAAGTKRDSFVLSVLVALFGLFLLVGGRRGALTILSLALNMAAFYVVLRLYLQGINLLAATIPMTVFFTAMLLFFMYGHSRRTWLSLAATLLTVLVTTGLAALVFATCGSIDYDFMEYLVHPYEPTDALMIFLSEILVGCLGAVMDVVVTIVMTCDQIAETSPNASYRDYIASLREVGDDLVGTMVNLMFFTNIAACLPAFLLYMRNGIALRTILHYNVFFELARFLTGSIGLVLAIPIAAALSIYWYDRHGRKEAAA, from the coding sequence ATGAAAAAGAAACCACTGACAATAAAGATCCTGTTATATGTGTTGCTCGTCCTCGGTGTCTGGGGCTTCCTTCAGCACGATGCGTTTCTATACGAGAAGGACATCTGCCGGATCACCACCGCTGACAATCAGGTACTGCAGGAAAAGACCGGCAGCGACGGCACCCATACCTACAGAGAGACCTACTACCGTCAGACCCTGACCGGCGTGCTGCTTAACGGCGCATACCGTGGCAAGACGGTACGCTTTTCGAATGACTTTCAGAGTTCCCATGTCTACACGGTGGAATACAAGCCCGGTGACCAGGTGTTCCTGGACTCTCTGAAGCCAGCTTCTGCAGGAGCGCCGACCGCCCTCACCGCCCAGGCTGCCGGCACCAAGCGGGATAGCTTTGTGCTCAGCGTGCTGGTCGCACTCTTCGGCCTCTTTCTGCTAGTCGGGGGACGCCGCGGGGCACTGACCATACTCAGCCTTGCGCTGAATATGGCGGCCTTCTATGTGGTGCTGCGTCTGTATCTGCAGGGGATCAACCTGCTCGCCGCCACCATCCCGATGACGGTGTTCTTCACGGCCATGCTGCTTTTCTTTATGTACGGGCATAGCCGCCGCACATGGCTTTCCCTTGCCGCGACCTTGCTCACGGTTCTGGTGACCACCGGGCTGGCTGCCCTGGTGTTCGCAACCTGCGGAAGCATCGATTATGATTTCATGGAGTATCTGGTCCATCCTTACGAGCCTACAGACGCCCTCATGATCTTCCTCTCGGAGATCCTGGTGGGTTGCCTGGGGGCTGTCATGGACGTGGTCGTGACCATCGTCATGACCTGCGACCAGATTGCAGAGACCTCGCCGAATGCCTCTTACCGGGACTACATCGCCTCTCTTCGGGAGGTGGGTGATGATCTGGTGGGCACCATGGTGAACCTGATGTTCTTTACAAACATCGCGGCCTGCCTCCCCGCCTTCCTCCTATATATGCGCAATGGGATCGCCCTGCGGACGATCCTGCACTATAACGTGTTCTTTGAGTTGGCGCGGTTCCTCACCGGAAGCATAGGTCTGGTACTGGCCATTCCAATCGCTGCCGCCCTCTCCATCTACTGGTATGACCGTCACGGCAGAAAGGAGGCAGCCGCATGA
- a CDS encoding phosphopentomutase, which translates to MKRVILIIADSMGCGEAPDAAAFGDAGSNTILHAAEGTPGFAIPNLRKLGLGNIQNCAEGRFALPETEITGAFGRMQEMSRGKDTITGHWEIAGIETLTPFKTYPDGFPAEFIHQFEEAIGTEVLGNYPASGTVIIEELGEEHEATGKPIVYTSADSVFQIAANTDVIPLPRLYEICQIAREMLVGDWACGRVIARPYVKVDGKRTRTSDRHDYAVSPPEATMLDHISGAGQTVYAVGKIRDIFNGTGITEAVHTESNMDGVDKTLEAMASVEDGLIFTNLVDFDSLYGHRRDPEGYGKAIMDLDNRLPEILAAMREEDILMITADHGNDPIHSGFDHTREYVPIVVYGALVKAGTDIGTRKTFADCGRTITEYLGVPPTAMGESFLGEVSK; encoded by the coding sequence ATGAAGAGAGTGATTTTGATCATCGCAGACAGCATGGGATGTGGAGAGGCACCAGATGCGGCGGCCTTTGGCGATGCGGGAAGCAACACCATCCTGCACGCGGCGGAGGGCACCCCGGGTTTCGCCATTCCTAACCTTCGCAAGCTGGGGCTTGGAAATATACAGAACTGTGCTGAAGGGCGGTTCGCCTTGCCTGAGACGGAAATAACCGGCGCCTTCGGGCGCATGCAGGAGATGTCCCGAGGAAAGGACACCATTACGGGGCACTGGGAGATTGCAGGCATCGAGACCCTGACACCCTTCAAGACCTACCCGGATGGTTTTCCGGCAGAGTTTATCCATCAGTTTGAGGAGGCTATCGGTACAGAGGTGTTGGGCAACTACCCGGCCTCAGGTACTGTGATCATCGAGGAGTTGGGGGAGGAGCACGAGGCCACCGGCAAGCCCATCGTCTACACTTCGGCGGACAGCGTGTTCCAGATCGCAGCGAACACCGATGTGATTCCGCTTCCAAGGCTGTATGAGATCTGTCAGATCGCCAGAGAGATGCTGGTAGGTGATTGGGCCTGTGGCCGGGTCATTGCCAGACCATATGTCAAGGTGGACGGCAAGCGTACCCGCACCAGCGATCGCCATGATTATGCGGTATCACCGCCGGAGGCGACCATGCTGGATCACATCAGCGGGGCGGGGCAGACGGTCTATGCCGTTGGCAAGATTCGTGATATCTTCAATGGCACCGGTATCACAGAGGCGGTACATACGGAGAGCAACATGGATGGTGTGGACAAGACCCTGGAGGCTATGGCTTCTGTGGAAGACGGATTGATCTTCACCAACCTGGTGGATTTTGACTCCCTGTATGGGCACCGGAGAGATCCGGAAGGGTATGGGAAGGCTATCATGGATCTGGACAACCGGCTGCCGGAGATCCTGGCGGCCATGAGAGAGGAAGACATCCTTATGATCACCGCTGACCATGGGAATGATCCGATCCACAGCGGGTTTGACCATACCCGGGAGTATGTACCCATTGTCGTATACGGTGCACTGGTGAAGGCCGGCACGGACATCGGCACCCGAAAGACCTTCGCAGACTGCGGCAGGACCATCACCGAGTATCTGGGGGTGCCGCCCACGGCCATGGGGGAGAGTTTCCTGGGGGAGGTCAGCAAGTAA
- a CDS encoding TrkA family potassium uptake protein: protein MNLIERLQNSKFVQKLKASGKYTIIVGCGRLGASLANQLSDKGENVLIIDQSEESFRKLSPDFGGIALKGDGTEIPFLTDAQIQQATSVIAVTNHDNTNVMIAQIAKEVFHIDNVIARLYDPDRQCVYQELQINTVCPVVLSTTQVDQLM, encoded by the coding sequence ATGAATCTCATCGAAAGACTACAGAATAGCAAGTTCGTTCAGAAATTGAAAGCCAGTGGGAAATATACCATCATCGTGGGCTGTGGCCGTCTGGGGGCCAGCCTGGCCAACCAACTCTCCGACAAGGGAGAAAACGTGCTGATTATCGATCAGTCCGAGGAATCTTTCCGTAAACTGTCTCCAGACTTTGGAGGCATAGCCCTGAAAGGAGATGGCACCGAGATCCCGTTCCTGACAGACGCCCAGATCCAGCAGGCGACTTCCGTGATCGCTGTCACCAACCATGACAACACCAATGTGATGATCGCACAGATCGCAAAGGAAGTCTTCCACATCGACAACGTGATCGCACGACTTTATGACCCTGACCGGCAATGCGTCTATCAGGAACTTCAGATCAACACCGTCTGTCCGGTGGTACTTTCCACCACACAGGTGGATCAACTGATGTAA
- a CDS encoding NAD-binding protein, with the protein MRTRIILIGGENEARHLAVSLLDKGYHVTAINEDPDQCTALASIPKLTVFQGDGSKPFVLEDAGAYQADIAIALSPYDDANLVICELCKKKFKIRKTVALISDPSKTEFFHMMGVDSVVCATTTISNIIEQQALMNDLNTVMPLGDNGIQVAQLVIPETAASVGRRLWEIELPKAVIIGCIMRDNQSVIPRGDTRILAGDSLVLIVSDEDKETALKQLTQ; encoded by the coding sequence ATGAGGACGAGGATCATACTCATTGGCGGAGAAAACGAGGCACGCCATCTGGCCGTCTCTCTCCTGGACAAAGGGTATCATGTGACTGCCATCAACGAGGATCCGGACCAGTGTACTGCCCTTGCATCGATCCCAAAGCTTACGGTCTTCCAGGGCGACGGTTCCAAACCTTTTGTGCTGGAGGATGCCGGAGCTTATCAGGCAGACATCGCCATCGCACTATCCCCCTATGACGATGCCAATCTTGTGATCTGTGAGCTGTGCAAGAAAAAGTTCAAGATCCGAAAAACCGTGGCACTGATCTCCGATCCCAGCAAGACGGAGTTCTTCCACATGATGGGTGTTGACTCCGTGGTCTGTGCCACCACCACGATTTCCAACATCATCGAACAACAGGCGCTGATGAATGACCTGAACACCGTGATGCCGCTAGGTGATAACGGTATTCAGGTCGCTCAGCTCGTGATCCCGGAAACAGCGGCCTCAGTGGGTCGTCGCCTGTGGGAGATCGAACTGCCAAAGGCAGTTATCATCGGGTGCATCATGCGGGACAACCAGAGTGTGATCCCCCGTGGTGATACACGCATACTGGCTGGGGATTCTCTGGTCCTGATCGTCTCTGACGAAGACAAAGAAACGGCACTTAAACAGCTTACCCAGTGA
- a CDS encoding YibE/F family protein yields MILLVLSAILILLILLICGDKGSRSILSTAMNAGIFLCALFLIYRGLPPVLITFGACVIITLVTLFFQNEINQKSKVAFCSVVLVIALLLPLVWFLASGANAEAFPAEQYELTDSNGYTRNIGVDMLSLQISVMIIALIGTVIDTSVAITAATWEIHTNNQALSPARLMAAAFTVSKAILATSIHTIFYIYIAEFLTLFIQYLEDYSLLTVLNSQSLAREVITICVSGMGCCLVVPVSTVLAVWTVKHDSVAGRMRIRR; encoded by the coding sequence ATGATCCTGCTTGTATTATCCGCTATCCTGATCCTGCTCATCCTCCTGATCTGCGGCGACAAAGGCAGCCGATCGATCCTGTCCACTGCCATGAACGCAGGGATCTTCCTGTGTGCCCTGTTTCTGATCTATCGAGGACTGCCTCCGGTGCTCATCACCTTCGGCGCCTGCGTGATCATCACTCTGGTCACCCTCTTCTTCCAGAATGAGATCAACCAGAAGTCCAAGGTCGCCTTCTGCTCTGTCGTCCTGGTTATCGCCCTGCTCCTGCCGCTGGTGTGGTTCCTGGCAAGTGGCGCCAACGCAGAAGCTTTCCCGGCCGAGCAGTATGAGCTGACGGACTCCAACGGGTATACCCGCAACATCGGCGTGGACATGCTCTCCCTGCAGATCTCTGTCATGATCATCGCTCTGATCGGCACGGTGATCGACACCTCTGTGGCCATCACTGCTGCCACCTGGGAGATCCACACCAATAACCAGGCTCTGTCTCCAGCGCGGCTGATGGCGGCCGCCTTCACCGTGTCCAAGGCGATCCTGGCCACCTCTATCCACACCATCTTCTACATATATATTGCCGAGTTCCTGACACTGTTCATCCAATACCTGGAGGATTACAGTTTGCTGACAGTCCTGAACAGCCAGTCTCTAGCCCGGGAGGTGATCACCATCTGCGTCAGCGGCATGGGATGCTGTCTGGTGGTACCCGTGAGCACCGTGCTGGCCGTATGGACGGTGAAACACGACAGCGTTGCCGGTCGTATGCGCATCCGCCGTTGA
- a CDS encoding ATP-binding protein, whose amino-acid sequence MDIIRRILSTILALVIASAIGYLFDLLGFPDTSIAFVYLLSVLLAVWRSSSLFLGLAASVAATFLFNYFFAAPRFTFTVNDPNYYVTFLALAMTSIVVSTLTTRSRQKARLAQERENEATSLYMLTNRLSDASSREDIVSIALQAIHEGLACSCGCLCLDDRGQPEPTYVYLSKDEGKSQLRRETEDPKSILYRLKHMTGNPSEGEEFYDWPLYGGDDPLGILRIPQEEAREMDAARLRLLHSMIDSIALALDRFRVAEQRIQSREEASRERYRANLLRSISHDIRTPLAGIIGTSEILAGMLDPTGKPYHLAGEIRTDAEWLHSLVENILNLTRLQDSNVRLKKEWEAVEEIVGGAVGHVEQHWPNQEIEVDLPEEILMAPMDAKLIEQVIINLLENAIKHSGGTPVTLKVAHASSDEAIIVSVRDRGAGISMQDLPHIFQPFYTASRQQIGPQRNFGLGLAICETIVTAHGGKIQARNSTDGPGAEFYFTIPMEDKNGSEH is encoded by the coding sequence ATGGATATTATTCGACGCATTTTGAGCACGATCCTGGCGTTGGTCATCGCCTCAGCCATAGGATATCTGTTTGATTTACTGGGATTCCCGGACACCAGTATCGCTTTTGTCTACCTGCTATCAGTCCTTCTTGCGGTATGGAGATCGAGCAGCCTTTTTCTCGGTCTGGCAGCATCCGTTGCCGCCACCTTCCTCTTCAACTATTTCTTTGCGGCGCCACGGTTCACCTTCACCGTCAATGATCCTAACTACTATGTCACCTTCCTGGCCCTGGCCATGACATCCATCGTGGTCAGCACCCTGACGACCCGATCCAGACAGAAGGCCAGGCTGGCACAGGAACGGGAGAACGAGGCCACCTCCCTCTACATGCTCACCAACCGGCTTTCGGATGCATCCAGTAGAGAGGATATCGTCTCGATCGCTCTACAGGCGATCCACGAAGGCCTTGCCTGTAGTTGTGGTTGCCTCTGCCTGGATGATCGTGGCCAGCCGGAGCCGACCTATGTGTACCTGTCAAAGGACGAAGGGAAATCCCAACTCCGTCGCGAAACGGAAGATCCCAAGTCCATCCTGTATCGGCTGAAACACATGACAGGAAACCCCTCTGAGGGAGAGGAGTTCTACGATTGGCCCCTTTACGGAGGAGATGATCCTCTGGGTATACTCCGCATTCCACAGGAGGAGGCAAGGGAGATGGACGCTGCCCGTCTCCGACTTCTCCACTCCATGATCGACAGCATCGCCCTCGCCCTGGACCGATTCCGAGTAGCCGAGCAACGGATCCAATCCAGAGAGGAGGCTTCCCGAGAGCGATACCGAGCCAACCTGCTTCGGTCCATCTCTCACGATATACGCACCCCTCTTGCCGGGATCATTGGGACGTCTGAGATTCTGGCAGGGATGCTGGATCCAACCGGAAAGCCCTACCACCTGGCTGGAGAGATCCGTACAGACGCTGAATGGCTCCATTCCCTGGTCGAGAACATCCTGAACCTTACCCGGCTCCAGGACAGCAATGTCCGGTTGAAGAAGGAATGGGAAGCTGTAGAGGAGATCGTAGGCGGTGCCGTGGGCCACGTAGAACAGCATTGGCCCAACCAAGAGATCGAGGTGGATCTTCCGGAGGAGATCCTGATGGCGCCCATGGATGCCAAGCTCATCGAGCAGGTCATCATCAACCTTCTGGAAAACGCCATCAAGCACTCCGGTGGCACACCTGTGACCCTGAAGGTCGCTCATGCCTCTTCCGACGAAGCCATCATTGTCTCAGTGCGAGATCGCGGCGCGGGGATCTCCATGCAAGATCTCCCTCATATCTTCCAGCCCTTCTACACTGCCAGTCGCCAACAGATTGGTCCACAACGAAATTTCGGGCTGGGGCTTGCCATCTGTGAGACAATCGTGACAGCGCACGGCGGAAAGATCCAGGCGCGTAACAGCACCGATGGACCCGGTGCAGAATTCTACTTTACTATACCAATGGAGGACAAAAATGGCTCAGAACACTGA
- a CDS encoding metallophosphoesterase, with the protein MSIYAISDLHLSFDERIEKPMDIFGDGWVDHAENIREHWLAKIRPTDTVLLPGDLSWGLRLDEAMADLRWIHELPGTKIITKGNHDLWWMGITKLNQLFDDMVFLQNHCYVVEEADVAVCGTRGWICPGTEGFDDHDQKIYDRELIRLEFSLQEAKASGAGEIIAALHYPPTNDKLKPSGFTQMLEDYGVSKCIYGHLHGKHRFRCGLQGVMNGISYRLVSQDYLQGDPILLK; encoded by the coding sequence ATGAGCATCTATGCGATCAGTGATCTGCACCTGTCCTTTGATGAGAGGATTGAGAAGCCCATGGATATCTTTGGGGATGGATGGGTGGATCACGCGGAAAACATTCGGGAGCACTGGCTGGCGAAGATCAGGCCGACGGACACGGTGCTGCTCCCCGGAGATCTATCCTGGGGGCTGCGCTTGGATGAGGCCATGGCGGATCTTCGCTGGATCCACGAGCTCCCTGGCACAAAGATCATCACCAAGGGGAATCACGACCTATGGTGGATGGGAATCACCAAATTGAATCAACTGTTTGATGATATGGTTTTCCTGCAAAACCACTGTTATGTGGTGGAAGAGGCAGATGTGGCGGTGTGCGGTACCCGGGGGTGGATCTGTCCAGGGACAGAAGGGTTCGATGACCACGATCAGAAGATCTATGACCGGGAACTGATTCGGCTGGAGTTTTCCCTGCAGGAGGCGAAGGCCTCCGGCGCAGGGGAGATCATCGCTGCGCTGCACTATCCCCCTACCAATGACAAACTGAAGCCTTCTGGATTCACGCAGATGTTGGAGGATTACGGCGTGAGCAAGTGCATCTACGGACATCTGCACGGGAAGCATCGTTTCCGCTGCGGCCTGCAGGGCGTGATGAACGGTATCTCCTATCGCCTGGTGTCTCAGGATTACCTGCAGGGAGATCCGATACTACTGAAGTAA
- a CDS encoding TrkH family potassium uptake protein: MLKGKYGAMLLLIGLLIACPLLVLPFYPEEVCWAPAFLLPSTVIAMIGFLIGTVHEPSSGEPVEWHSLLQKGSGPVLFVWCVAFVCGAIPFVIGSQLPPLPALFESVSGWTTTGLTVCDVEHTPHIFLFYRSFMQYCGGLGFVVMITMVLRGSLSMSLYNAEGHPDKLTPSLRGTARVITTLYVCWLVIGVLLFHLGGMPLFSAICHTMSALSTAGFSTEADSIGAYHSPIIQLVTILLMMIGATNFSIVQRLSKGQVRQLLRESELRFMLGITVLCTLLTTADLLWHKGGTLPGRLLDACFAVVTTFSTTGYSTADYSRWPAISLGLLAMLMLIGGCTGSTAGGIKMERAYLLCRITRLNLRRRMEPARWVSAPYYIRAHRTTPINEHTKEDILSFVSIYLLVLGIGTLLMTLVANCSLPAAAFEFASALGTVGLSNGLTSVDAPALQLLLEMFAMVLGRLEILMVFVGIIDGIRAVRPHPTR, encoded by the coding sequence ATGCTGAAAGGAAAATACGGAGCCATGCTCCTGCTCATCGGGCTGCTCATCGCCTGCCCTCTTCTGGTCTTGCCGTTTTATCCGGAAGAGGTCTGCTGGGCACCTGCCTTCCTTCTGCCATCAACGGTAATCGCAATGATCGGGTTCCTGATCGGCACGGTCCACGAGCCGTCTTCCGGGGAACCGGTGGAGTGGCATTCCCTCCTACAGAAAGGAAGTGGGCCGGTGCTCTTTGTATGGTGTGTAGCTTTCGTCTGTGGAGCGATTCCTTTCGTTATAGGAAGCCAGTTGCCGCCCCTCCCCGCACTGTTCGAGTCGGTGAGCGGCTGGACTACCACCGGCCTGACTGTCTGCGATGTGGAACACACGCCCCACATCTTTCTCTTCTACAGGAGCTTCATGCAATACTGTGGCGGACTGGGCTTTGTGGTGATGATCACCATGGTGCTCAGGGGCAGCCTCTCCATGAGCCTGTACAATGCAGAGGGACATCCGGACAAACTCACCCCCAGTCTGCGGGGAACTGCCCGAGTCATCACCACCCTTTATGTGTGCTGGCTGGTGATAGGTGTCCTTCTGTTTCATCTGGGAGGTATGCCCCTGTTTTCGGCCATTTGCCACACCATGTCGGCTCTATCTACGGCAGGCTTCTCCACGGAGGCGGACAGCATCGGCGCCTATCACAGTCCAATTATCCAGTTGGTCACCATCCTGTTGATGATGATCGGTGCTACCAATTTCTCCATCGTGCAAAGGCTGTCAAAGGGACAGGTACGCCAACTCCTGCGAGAGAGTGAACTGCGATTCATGCTGGGGATCACGGTGTTGTGTACGTTGTTGACGACGGCGGACCTACTGTGGCACAAGGGAGGAACGCTGCCTGGTCGTTTGCTGGATGCGTGCTTTGCAGTGGTGACAACATTCTCTACCACCGGGTATTCCACCGCTGACTACAGCCGATGGCCTGCGATCTCCCTGGGGCTTCTCGCCATGCTGATGTTGATCGGCGGATGCACCGGTTCCACTGCGGGTGGGATCAAGATGGAGCGGGCTTATCTGTTATGTCGAATCACCCGTCTGAACTTGAGGCGGCGCATGGAGCCGGCCCGCTGGGTGTCTGCGCCCTACTACATCCGCGCTCACCGCACCACACCCATCAACGAACATACCAAAGAGGACATCCTGAGCTTTGTCTCCATCTATCTGCTTGTGCTCGGCATCGGGACCCTGCTGATGACTCTGGTGGCGAATTGCAGCCTGCCGGCTGCCGCCTTTGAGTTCGCCTCGGCCCTTGGTACTGTCGGCCTTTCCAACGGGTTGACCTCTGTCGATGCTCCGGCGCTTCAGTTACTTCTGGAGATGTTCGCCATGGTACTTGGTCGCCTGGAGATCTTGATGGTGTTCGTCGGGATCATCGACGGAATACGCGCCGTGAGACCGCACCCAACGCGGTAA
- a CDS encoding O-acetylhomoserine aminocarboxypropyltransferase/cysteine synthase family protein yields MRKETKCIHAGYTPGNGESRMIPIIQSTTFKYDTSEDMGKLFDLETEGYFYTRLQNPTNDMVAAKIAALEGGTAAMLTSSGQAASFFSVFNLAGQGDHVISSASIYGGTFNLFNVTMRRMGVDFTFVDPDCSEEELEAAFRPNTKLVFGETIANPALTVFDIERFANAAHAHGVPLIIDNTFATPINCRPIEWGADIVTHSTTKYMDGHDATVGGVIVDSGKFDWMAHADKFPGLCTPDESYHGITYAEKFGKEGAFITKATAQLMRDLGSIQAPMNAYFLNLGLESLAVRVKRHCENAQKVAEFLDSHEKVAWVTYPGLPGDKYYERAQKYLPEGVCGVISFGVKGGRKAAEEFMKHLKLAIIATHVADAHTCILHPANSTHRQMTDEELIACGVGPDLIRLSCGIENVEDILEDLEQALASI; encoded by the coding sequence ATGAGAAAAGAAACCAAATGCATACATGCGGGATATACTCCTGGCAATGGAGAGTCCAGGATGATCCCGATCATCCAGAGCACCACATTCAAGTACGACACCAGTGAGGACATGGGTAAACTGTTCGATCTGGAGACAGAAGGGTATTTCTATACGAGACTTCAGAATCCTACCAACGACATGGTGGCAGCCAAGATCGCAGCGTTGGAGGGAGGTACGGCGGCAATGCTGACATCTTCCGGACAGGCAGCATCTTTCTTCTCCGTTTTCAATCTGGCGGGGCAGGGAGACCATGTGATCTCCTCCGCGTCCATCTACGGCGGAACTTTCAACTTGTTCAATGTGACAATGCGCAGAATGGGCGTAGATTTTACCTTTGTGGATCCGGACTGCAGTGAGGAAGAACTGGAAGCAGCCTTCCGTCCGAACACCAAGCTGGTATTTGGAGAGACCATCGCCAATCCGGCCCTGACCGTGTTCGATATCGAGCGCTTTGCAAACGCGGCGCATGCCCATGGGGTGCCTCTGATCATCGATAACACCTTTGCGACACCCATCAATTGTCGGCCCATCGAGTGGGGGGCAGACATTGTGACCCACTCCACCACCAAGTATATGGACGGACACGATGCTACCGTGGGTGGTGTCATCGTGGACAGCGGCAAGTTCGACTGGATGGCACACGCAGATAAATTCCCTGGGCTTTGTACCCCAGACGAGAGCTATCACGGCATCACCTATGCGGAGAAATTCGGCAAGGAAGGCGCATTCATCACCAAAGCGACGGCCCAGCTCATGAGAGATCTGGGGTCGATCCAGGCACCCATGAACGCCTACTTCCTGAATCTGGGTCTGGAGTCTCTGGCGGTGCGTGTCAAGCGGCACTGCGAGAACGCCCAGAAAGTGGCGGAGTTCCTCGACTCCCACGAGAAGGTGGCCTGGGTCACTTATCCGGGATTGCCTGGCGACAAGTACTATGAGAGAGCACAGAAATACCTGCCAGAGGGCGTTTGCGGTGTCATCTCTTTCGGTGTGAAGGGTGGGCGCAAGGCAGCCGAGGAGTTCATGAAACACCTGAAGCTGGCCATCATTGCCACCCATGTGGCAGATGCGCATACCTGCATCCTGCACCCGGCCAACTCCACCCACCGTCAGATGACAGACGAGGAACTGATCGCCTGCGGTGTCGGTCCTGACTTGATCCGCCTGTCCTGTGGCATTGAGAACGTAGAGGACATTCTGGAAGATCTGGAGCAGGCGCTGGCGAGCATATAG
- a CDS encoding metal ABC transporter substrate-binding protein, with translation MKKYISLVLVLVLALTCLTACGGQTAEKTDKNGNGPQIVTTIFPIYSWVKGVLGDNPSNAEVTMLLDKGVDLHSYQPTAEDIRKVAGCDMFIYVGGESDEWVEDVLKEASNKDMIVINLMDVIGDQAKEEEVKEGMQAEELVGGGHKACRPGTEERGGRSGSHEPLCDHGVF, from the coding sequence ATGAAAAAATACATTTCACTCGTTCTCGTTCTTGTGCTGGCGCTCACCTGCCTGACCGCCTGTGGTGGACAGACTGCAGAGAAGACAGATAAGAACGGGAATGGTCCCCAGATCGTTACCACGATCTTTCCGATCTATAGTTGGGTAAAAGGCGTGCTGGGTGACAATCCGTCAAACGCAGAGGTGACCATGCTTCTGGACAAAGGCGTGGATCTGCACAGCTATCAGCCGACGGCAGAGGATATCAGAAAGGTAGCTGGCTGCGATATGTTCATCTACGTCGGAGGAGAATCCGATGAATGGGTAGAGGACGTTCTGAAGGAAGCGTCCAACAAGGATATGATTGTCATCAACCTGATGGACGTCATCGGGGATCAAGCCAAGGAAGAAGAAGTCAAAGAAGGAATGCAGGCAGAAGAACTCGTCGGAGGAGGGCACAAAGCCTGCCGCCCAGGAACAGAAGAAAGAGGAGGTAGATCTGGATCTCACGAGCCTCTCTGCGACCATGGTGTATTCTGA